A DNA window from Paenibacillus andongensis contains the following coding sequences:
- the gcvPB gene encoding aminomethyl-transferring glycine dehydrogenase subunit GcvPB, translating into MKRIRRDHKVRNFHQAKWDEPVIFELHRQGERGVIPPGTEAGIAAEVGDGIGRIPVSMKRKSAPALPEIGQAKVLRHYLRLSQETLGSDLNVEIGQGTCTMKYIPRINEMLIRSPHMMELHPLQDADSVQGMLEIFYKLDLAMREISGMDAFSFQPSSGTQALLAMASIVRAYHDSRGEGDQRDEIITTIFSHPSQAATAAVKGYKIITLHPDEDGFPDIEKLKSVISERTAGFVVANPEDTGIYNHRIREFTDIVHEAGGVCFYDQANANGLLGITRAKEAGFDMCFFNLHKTFAAPHMCGGPATGALGVSEELKRFLPGPLVNYDGSRYVLTNQTADSIGKVRSFHGVAQTVLRSYAWIMSLGPDGLKDVAQIAVLNNNYLYHKILQIRGASAPYIKGRRLEQVRYSWKQLTDETGVTTEDITRRMCDFGLHYWTSHHPYIVKQPFTLEPTESYSKEDLDEYIHALEHISNEAYTQPDIVRSAPHNSTVHRNDESSLDDPEQWCITWRAYLKKTQPV; encoded by the coding sequence ATGAAACGAATTCGCAGAGATCATAAAGTCCGTAATTTTCATCAAGCCAAATGGGATGAGCCGGTCATCTTTGAGCTTCACCGTCAGGGTGAGCGAGGGGTCATTCCGCCAGGAACGGAAGCTGGCATTGCAGCTGAGGTGGGAGATGGTATTGGACGTATTCCAGTTTCCATGAAGCGAAAATCAGCGCCGGCTTTACCCGAGATCGGTCAAGCCAAAGTGCTTCGGCATTACTTGCGCCTATCCCAGGAGACTCTAGGCTCCGATTTGAATGTCGAGATCGGACAAGGGACCTGTACGATGAAGTATATTCCGCGTATCAACGAAATGCTTATCCGTTCGCCACATATGATGGAGCTTCATCCCTTGCAGGATGCAGATTCCGTGCAGGGCATGTTGGAAATTTTCTATAAACTAGACCTTGCCATGCGTGAGATCAGTGGGATGGATGCCTTCTCGTTCCAACCGAGCAGCGGCACGCAGGCCTTGCTTGCGATGGCTTCCATCGTTCGTGCTTATCATGATTCGCGGGGTGAGGGGGACCAGCGGGATGAGATCATCACGACGATTTTCTCTCACCCCTCCCAAGCGGCGACAGCTGCGGTCAAGGGCTACAAAATCATCACACTGCATCCAGATGAAGATGGTTTCCCAGACATAGAGAAGCTGAAGAGTGTTATCTCCGAGCGAACTGCTGGTTTTGTCGTTGCGAACCCGGAGGATACGGGCATCTATAACCACCGAATCCGCGAGTTTACTGACATTGTTCACGAAGCGGGCGGAGTCTGCTTCTACGATCAGGCCAACGCAAACGGCTTGCTTGGCATCACGAGAGCGAAGGAAGCGGGCTTCGACATGTGCTTCTTCAATCTGCATAAGACTTTTGCGGCTCCTCATATGTGCGGCGGTCCGGCAACGGGTGCACTTGGTGTGAGTGAGGAACTCAAACGTTTCTTACCTGGACCGCTCGTGAATTACGACGGAAGCCGTTATGTTTTGACGAATCAGACGGCAGACAGCATTGGCAAAGTCCGCAGCTTCCATGGGGTCGCACAGACTGTCCTGCGTTCTTACGCTTGGATTATGAGCCTCGGTCCGGATGGACTGAAGGATGTAGCCCAAATTGCGGTGCTGAACAACAATTATCTGTATCACAAAATCCTGCAAATCCGCGGAGCGAGCGCACCTTATATCAAAGGACGCCGCCTCGAGCAGGTTCGCTACAGCTGGAAGCAGCTTACAGATGAGACAGGTGTCACGACAGAGGATATTACCCGCCGCATGTGTGATTTCGGCCTGCATTACTGGACGTCCCATCACCCGTATATCGTGAAGCAGCCGTTTACTTTGGAGCCGACAGAGTCGTATTCCAAAGAAGATCTGGACGAATACATCCATGCGCTGGAGCATATCTCGAATGAAGCCTACACACAGCCTGATATTGTGCGGTCAGCTCCGCATAACAGTACCGTTCATCGGAACGATGAGTCGTCTCTGGATGACCCGGAGCAATGGTGCATTACTTGGCGTGCGTATCTGAAAAAGACGCAACCGGTATAA
- a CDS encoding ATP-binding cassette domain-containing protein, whose translation MFSFVRLLFSSFLQYKLQTALLLAALLVELAFETFMPLSYKFIIDLAIVPQQYNLLLLILSLMASGALASVVVGMYRDRMFASLGSRIVTNYYKQLFEKLQSLSTDFFHRMSGGDIVSRFNNDLISIDTFIKLIPYALLSILGLILNVGVLFVLQWQLALLAVIGLPLCLIGPKLFGQKAYDASYQLKEDQASIATAIQENVSAQPVIKAFGLQPLMIGRFADRMLQYGKLSTRSSFLSFLIDRTTNLGTMILNLMTICVGSMLAYFGILSIGSLLAFSAILLSLSYLVAAITWLAPQFIEATSGMQRVRELLDEQPSVPSNEQGTHLPHFESNIEFRNVTFAYSPEQRSLNGVSLTIPKGTFAAFVGASGSGKSTIINLLMRFYDPQTGSVRYDGTDIRQIALPSLRSQIGIVFQESFLFRSSIRENIRLGKPEASDEEVMEAARLAEIHDFVMSLPDGYDTDVGERGGRLSGGQRQRVAIARAIIRNPAILILDEATSALDPATEAAINKTLQQITATRTVISVTHRLASAEHADCIYVLNQGEIAEKGSHQELLMLPEGRYKQSWTKQTGFDISEDGYHVEISSGRLKLFPIFSEMDESLLRDISHFFVTESYAKERTIIDEGDLGDKFYIIVRGKVEVLKKNSTGTNDRLAVLSDGDFFGEVALLRNIPRTATIHTLTPVVFITLQREFFQDLMKRAPHLTVFLESRSK comes from the coding sequence ATGTTTTCCTTTGTCCGTCTGCTCTTCTCCTCTTTCCTTCAGTACAAACTGCAGACTGCGCTTCTGCTTGCAGCTCTCCTCGTAGAGCTGGCCTTCGAAACGTTCATGCCCCTCAGCTACAAATTCATTATCGATTTGGCCATCGTTCCGCAGCAGTATAACCTGCTACTGCTTATTTTGTCCTTAATGGCTTCCGGCGCTCTTGCTTCTGTCGTGGTGGGCATGTACCGTGATCGCATGTTTGCAAGTCTCGGCTCCCGCATCGTGACGAATTACTATAAGCAGCTCTTTGAGAAGCTGCAGAGCCTCTCTACCGACTTCTTCCATCGAATGAGCGGTGGCGATATCGTTTCTAGATTCAATAATGATCTCATTTCCATTGATACGTTCATCAAGCTCATACCCTACGCGCTTTTATCCATACTTGGGCTTATTTTGAACGTAGGGGTGCTATTCGTCCTGCAATGGCAGCTTGCGCTGCTTGCGGTGATTGGGTTGCCGCTCTGTCTGATTGGACCTAAATTATTCGGTCAGAAGGCTTATGATGCCAGTTATCAGTTAAAAGAAGATCAGGCCAGTATCGCCACAGCTATACAGGAAAATGTGAGTGCTCAACCGGTCATTAAAGCGTTCGGGCTTCAGCCTTTAATGATTGGACGCTTTGCCGATCGTATGCTGCAGTATGGGAAGTTATCGACCCGATCCAGCTTCTTAAGTTTCCTGATTGACCGTACAACTAATCTGGGCACGATGATTTTGAACTTGATGACGATTTGCGTGGGATCGATGCTAGCTTACTTCGGCATCCTCTCCATCGGTTCACTGCTCGCCTTCAGCGCGATTCTACTCAGCCTGAGCTACTTGGTTGCAGCTATAACCTGGCTTGCCCCTCAATTTATTGAAGCGACATCCGGTATGCAGCGGGTCCGTGAGCTGCTCGATGAGCAGCCGAGTGTTCCTAGCAACGAACAGGGCACTCATCTGCCGCATTTTGAAAGCAACATTGAATTTCGCAATGTCACGTTCGCTTACAGCCCGGAGCAGCGCAGTTTGAACGGTGTCAGCCTGACGATTCCCAAAGGCACCTTTGCTGCATTCGTTGGTGCCAGCGGCTCCGGTAAAAGCACCATCATTAACCTGCTGATGCGTTTCTACGATCCGCAGACGGGCTCCGTGCGCTACGATGGAACCGACATCCGTCAAATTGCGCTGCCATCGCTTCGTTCTCAAATCGGCATTGTGTTTCAGGAAAGCTTCCTCTTCCGATCCTCAATCCGTGAAAATATTCGTCTAGGCAAGCCTGAAGCAAGCGACGAGGAAGTCATGGAGGCCGCACGTTTAGCCGAAATCCACGATTTCGTCATGAGCCTGCCAGATGGGTACGATACGGATGTCGGTGAGCGGGGCGGACGTCTATCCGGCGGTCAGCGGCAGCGTGTAGCGATCGCCCGTGCGATCATTCGTAACCCGGCTATTCTAATCCTGGATGAAGCGACTTCGGCGCTTGACCCGGCCACAGAGGCAGCAATCAACAAGACGCTACAACAAATAACGGCCACCAGGACCGTCATATCCGTAACCCACCGTCTCGCGTCGGCTGAGCATGCCGATTGTATCTACGTGCTGAATCAAGGCGAAATTGCCGAGAAAGGCAGTCACCAGGAATTACTCATGCTGCCGGAAGGTCGTTATAAGCAATCGTGGACGAAGCAAACTGGCTTCGACATAAGCGAGGACGGCTATCACGTAGAGATTAGTTCGGGGAGGCTGAAGCTATTTCCGATTTTTTCAGAAATGGATGAATCATTATTACGGGATATATCCCACTTTTTCGTAACGGAATCCTATGCCAAAGAGCGGACGATCATCGACGAAGGTGATCTTGGGGATAAGTTTTACATTATTGTACGGGGCAAGGTCGAAGTGTTGAAAAAGAACAGCACAGGAACCAATGATCGGCTTGCTGTGCTGTCCGACGGCGATTTCTTTGGGGAAGTGGCGTTACTTCGCAACATTCCCCGTACGGCTACCATTCACACGCTAACACCGGTCGTCTTTATCACGCTGCAGCGTGAATTTTTCCAAGACTTAATGAAGCGTGCTCCTCATTTGACCGTATTCTTGGAATCACGGTCAAAATAA
- a CDS encoding aldo/keto reductase, producing the protein MEYVKLGNTGLDVSRLCLGCMSFGVAERWVHPWVLNEERSRPIIKKALEQGINFFDTANVYADGTSEEIVGRALKDYANRDEIVLATKVHFRMHQGPNGAGLSRKAILSEIDKSLKRLGTDYVDLYQIHRWDYNTPIEETMEALHDVVKAGKARYIGASAMYAWQFLKALHVAEKNGWTRFVSMQNHLNLIYREEEREMLPLCKEEKIGVIPYSPLASGRLTRDWSERTQRSETDQVQKSKYDATASTDRLIVERVAAIAEKRGVPRAQIALAWLLQKEPVSAPIIGATKLSHLDDPVAALSIILTPEEIALLEEPYVPHRVIGAV; encoded by the coding sequence ATGGAATATGTGAAACTTGGAAATACTGGCTTGGATGTATCTCGGCTTTGTCTTGGCTGTATGAGCTTTGGTGTAGCAGAGCGGTGGGTTCATCCATGGGTACTTAATGAAGAGCGCAGTCGTCCTATTATTAAAAAAGCTCTGGAGCAGGGTATTAACTTTTTTGATACGGCGAATGTGTATGCAGACGGAACAAGCGAAGAAATTGTTGGACGAGCTCTAAAGGATTATGCCAATCGTGATGAAATTGTCCTCGCGACAAAGGTTCATTTCCGCATGCATCAAGGTCCAAACGGGGCTGGTCTTTCCCGAAAGGCAATCTTGAGTGAAATAGATAAGAGTCTTAAGCGATTGGGAACCGATTATGTAGACCTTTATCAAATCCATCGCTGGGATTACAATACTCCTATTGAAGAAACAATGGAAGCATTGCATGATGTTGTGAAGGCTGGGAAGGCAAGATACATAGGTGCTTCTGCGATGTACGCATGGCAGTTCCTAAAAGCATTACATGTAGCTGAAAAAAATGGGTGGACTCGATTTGTGTCGATGCAGAATCATTTAAACCTCATATACCGGGAAGAGGAGAGGGAGATGCTGCCGCTTTGTAAGGAAGAGAAAATCGGTGTGATTCCATATAGCCCGCTTGCATCAGGAAGATTGACGCGTGATTGGTCGGAAAGAACACAACGTTCCGAAACCGATCAAGTTCAGAAATCTAAATACGATGCGACTGCAAGTACGGATCGATTGATTGTGGAGCGTGTTGCAGCAATCGCAGAAAAACGTGGTGTTCCCCGCGCTCAAATCGCACTTGCCTGGTTATTGCAGAAAGAACCGGTATCAGCTCCCATTATCGGTGCTACGAAATTGTCTCATCTCGATGACCCGGTAGCTGCTCTTTCGATTATATTAACACCTGAAGAAATTGCATTGCTGGAAGAGCCGTATGTTCCCCATCGGGTAATTGGTGCGGTTTGA
- a CDS encoding SDR family NAD(P)-dependent oxidoreductase: MLNTQDVLNLSGKIAVVTGGASGIGLATAELLASFGAYSILLDINEDQGEQAVAAIKKQGGQASFYRCDVSSSADCQRVAAEIDAAHGRIDILFNNAGIIRRKTVVELEERDWDLVIDVSLKGVYLLSKSIIPIMEREGGGSIINSGSGWGLKGGDRAAAYCAAKAGVVNLTRAMAIDHGVANIRVNCVSPGDTDTPLLRDEAKQLQRNEAEFLIASAGGRPLERLGTPRDIANAVLFLASDMSSWVTGSVLVVDGGGIA, translated from the coding sequence ATGCTTAATACACAAGACGTTTTGAACTTATCGGGAAAAATAGCGGTTGTGACCGGCGGAGCCTCAGGGATTGGGCTAGCGACAGCTGAACTGCTGGCCAGCTTCGGAGCGTATTCCATCCTTCTAGATATTAACGAAGATCAAGGTGAACAGGCTGTAGCTGCAATCAAAAAGCAGGGAGGCCAAGCAAGTTTCTATCGCTGTGATGTGTCTTCCTCTGCCGATTGCCAGCGTGTTGCAGCAGAAATTGATGCTGCACACGGACGAATCGATATTTTGTTCAATAATGCCGGGATTATTCGCCGTAAAACGGTTGTTGAGCTGGAAGAACGCGATTGGGATTTAGTGATTGATGTCTCCTTGAAGGGCGTTTATCTACTGTCCAAATCTATCATCCCAATCATGGAGCGTGAGGGCGGAGGCAGCATCATTAACTCCGGCTCCGGTTGGGGACTTAAAGGCGGAGACCGCGCTGCTGCCTACTGCGCTGCCAAAGCTGGCGTTGTGAATTTAACGCGGGCTATGGCTATCGATCACGGCGTCGCCAATATTCGCGTGAACTGCGTATCGCCAGGCGATACGGACACGCCGCTGCTGCGTGATGAAGCTAAGCAGCTGCAGCGAAACGAGGCGGAATTCCTAATCGCCTCTGCCGGCGGCCGCCCACTGGAGAGACTCGGAACACCGCGAGATATCGCGAATGCGGTCCTATTTCTGGCGAGTGACATGTCTTCCTGGGTAACGGGAAGCGTGCTCGTTGTTGACGGCGGGGGCATTGCCTAA
- a CDS encoding SET domain-containing protein has protein sequence MMHPHTELRYIDDKIGFGVFATRLIPKGTITWALDDLDQILEPDAVQALEEDRKKLVLKYSYRNQDGKYILCWDNGRYVNHSFHANCIGTAYEIEIAVRDIHPGEQLTDDYGSLNVDEPFECFPEEGTDRTRVMPGDLQLYADIWDAQALDAFQHYYEVEQPLAHLIRPEFQDKVEIAAKEQRLVDSIRAIYFDRDSKNTVK, from the coding sequence ATGATGCATCCGCATACGGAACTGCGATACATTGACGACAAGATCGGTTTCGGGGTTTTCGCTACTAGGCTCATTCCCAAAGGGACAATTACATGGGCGCTCGATGATTTGGACCAAATTCTGGAGCCGGACGCGGTTCAGGCGCTCGAGGAAGATAGGAAAAAGCTCGTTCTGAAGTACTCCTACCGTAATCAAGATGGGAAGTACATTCTCTGCTGGGATAATGGCCGTTATGTAAACCACAGCTTCCATGCCAACTGTATCGGAACAGCGTACGAGATAGAAATCGCGGTCCGTGACATTCATCCTGGGGAGCAGCTAACCGACGATTACGGCTCGCTGAATGTGGATGAACCGTTCGAATGCTTCCCGGAGGAAGGGACCGATCGAACGCGGGTGATGCCCGGTGATTTGCAGCTATATGCTGATATTTGGGATGCTCAAGCGTTAGACGCTTTTCAGCACTATTATGAGGTCGAACAGCCACTAGCGCATCTCATTCGTCCGGAATTTCAAGATAAAGTAGAAATCGCTGCTAAAGAGCAGCGATTGGTGGATTCCATACGAGCTATTTATTTTGACCGTGATTCCAAGAATACGGTCAAATGA
- the gcvPA gene encoding aminomethyl-transferring glycine dehydrogenase subunit GcvPA, with protein MPNNRTYAHPYIPNTVPEVRDAMLKEIGLTSMDQLHDAIPNSLKLNREMNLPPAMTEYELRRHIDGLLAKNKHGAAYLNFLGAGCWQHFIPAVCDEINQRSEFVTAYAGEPYEDHGRFQTLFEYQSLMAELVDMDVVNVPTFDWAQAASTAIRMAGRITGRRVALLPKSVDPDKVMIINNYCTPVMELRFVEINEATGKMDLNDLRSKLSSEVAAVYFENPGYLGIIEDQGHEISELAHSVNAISIVGVDPISLGVLQPPSQYGADIVCGDLQPLGMHMNYGGGQAGFIATRDEETYVMEYPSRLFGIVPTEVEGEYGFGDVAYERTSFALREKGKESVGTQTALWGITAGVYLSLLGPTGMQEVGETIIQKSQYAAKKLSAIPSISLRFGETAFFKEFVVDFNDTGLTVAEINARLSEAGIFGGKDLSASFPAWGQCALYCVTEIHSQADLDRLADTIQTIVRKP; from the coding sequence TTGCCTAATAACAGAACTTATGCCCATCCTTATATACCGAATACTGTGCCTGAGGTTCGTGATGCGATGCTGAAGGAAATCGGCCTGACATCAATGGACCAGCTTCATGACGCCATTCCAAACAGCTTGAAGCTGAATCGGGAGATGAACCTCCCGCCAGCCATGACGGAATATGAGCTGCGCCGCCATATAGATGGTCTACTCGCCAAGAATAAGCACGGTGCCGCTTATCTGAATTTCCTCGGAGCGGGCTGCTGGCAGCATTTTATTCCGGCTGTCTGTGACGAAATCAATCAGCGTTCCGAGTTCGTTACAGCTTATGCCGGTGAACCCTATGAAGATCACGGACGATTCCAAACCCTGTTCGAGTATCAAAGCCTGATGGCTGAGCTGGTTGATATGGACGTCGTTAATGTCCCTACCTTCGACTGGGCACAAGCGGCTTCAACAGCGATTCGGATGGCGGGCCGCATTACCGGCCGCCGTGTTGCACTGCTTCCAAAGTCAGTCGATCCCGACAAAGTGATGATCATTAACAACTACTGCACACCAGTGATGGAGCTGCGTTTTGTTGAAATCAACGAGGCAACCGGCAAAATGGACTTGAATGATTTGCGCAGCAAGCTATCCAGCGAGGTAGCTGCGGTATACTTCGAGAATCCTGGTTACCTTGGCATCATCGAAGACCAAGGACATGAAATCTCGGAGCTTGCTCATTCCGTGAATGCCATCTCCATCGTTGGCGTGGACCCAATCTCACTTGGCGTACTTCAGCCTCCGAGCCAATATGGCGCAGATATCGTCTGTGGAGATTTGCAGCCGCTGGGGATGCATATGAACTACGGCGGCGGGCAAGCCGGATTTATCGCGACGCGCGACGAAGAGACCTATGTCATGGAATATCCTTCACGGTTGTTCGGCATCGTGCCGACCGAGGTTGAAGGTGAATATGGCTTCGGCGACGTGGCTTATGAGCGCACATCCTTCGCGCTTCGCGAGAAAGGGAAGGAGTCCGTCGGTACCCAGACAGCATTATGGGGCATAACCGCAGGTGTATACTTGTCCTTGCTTGGGCCAACGGGTATGCAGGAGGTCGGCGAGACCATCATACAGAAATCGCAATACGCTGCAAAGAAACTCTCCGCCATTCCAAGCATTTCCCTTCGATTCGGCGAGACTGCTTTCTTCAAGGAGTTTGTTGTTGATTTCAACGATACTGGCCTAACTGTTGCTGAAATTAATGCGCGCTTGTCAGAAGCGGGAATATTCGGAGGCAAAGATTTGTCCGCTTCCTTCCCGGCATGGGGTCAATGTGCCCTCTACTGCGTTACTGAAATTCATTCGCAGGCTGATCTAGATCGTCTAGCAGACACCATTCAAACCATCGTTCGTAAACCGTGA
- a CDS encoding glycoside hydrolase family 2 TIM barrel-domain containing protein: MRNEKTARDWDNLAVLERNRAKSRAYFIPHSDRAGALSYDRGSSPWFKSLNGSWKFHYAKGPEWAPDDFYLENYDMSGWDEIQVPSHWQLKGYGNPHYTDLYYPFPVDPPHVPNDNPTGSYVREFELPPHWDGRQLAVKFDGVDSAFHVWVNGTLVGYSQGSRLTSEFDLTPYVKQGINRMAVRVYQWSDGSYLEDQDMWYLSGIFRDVYLVSEPSSTRVVDYRIVTELDADYRDATLSVQVELQGDALQGELQLQLLDHEGAHVVSAEKLITVAAAGQTVLEFSMPVTKPALWSAEAPTLYHLTISIVGQTGKVVEAVAQRVGFRKIEVKDGQFLVNGKAIMLKGVNRHDHHPDTGRTVTLSTMIQDVKMMKQHNMNAVRTAHYPNDPRFYDICDEYGLYVMEETDLETHGFEPLGNISRLSDDPAWQEAYVDRVRRMVERDKNHPSVLFWSLGNESGFGCNFRAMSAWCKQADPTRLIHYEEDREAEVCDIVSTMYSSVEKMQGFGQLVDHPKPHILCEFAHAMGNGPGGLKPYFDTFDAYRRLQGGFVWEWIDHGIRRKTADGKDDYAYGGDYGDVPNNSNFVIDGLVRPDRTPSPGLIEYKKIIEPVRVEYIKDDCIRIMNRYDFVTLDHLYADWSVTVEGRTVQSGVLVLPRIGPGESAELHVPVRADLQLALLNQGAERWLNVGFTLAADCIWGEQGHEVAWAQLALEAVGKSELTRNAGVSANSSASAAAGLPMRSLSCTEEGRKLILANDSFRIAFDTRRAGISSLRMNGQELVNKGPRLNFWRAPIDNDMYVLPDWYKAHLNRLSERIDDCRWERLDEGTIRVTWDSRIAPPVFDWGFRCETTYIITGSGLIVIDVHGVPEGKPPAMLPKIGLQMEIPGDMDAVTWYGRGPGENYSDSKEAGRFGVYRKSVDELFTPYIYPQENGNRTDVRWVSITDGAGIGLLAVGAPTLEFSARRYTDADLEAAKHASDLVPRDFITLNLDYRQNGLGSNSCGPAQSPENTVTSEAFHFQMLLKPYLSEDALPERLSHQMKLEMKQLQQEGTNHA, translated from the coding sequence ATGCGTAACGAGAAAACGGCACGTGATTGGGATAATCTTGCTGTGTTAGAGCGCAATCGCGCGAAAAGCCGAGCGTATTTCATCCCGCATTCCGATAGGGCCGGAGCTTTGAGCTATGATCGAGGGAGCTCGCCTTGGTTCAAATCATTGAATGGCAGTTGGAAGTTTCATTATGCGAAGGGGCCTGAATGGGCACCGGATGATTTTTACCTAGAGAATTATGACATGTCGGGCTGGGATGAGATTCAAGTTCCGAGCCACTGGCAGCTGAAGGGTTATGGAAATCCGCATTATACGGACTTATATTATCCGTTCCCGGTTGATCCCCCGCATGTGCCTAACGATAATCCGACAGGCAGCTATGTGCGTGAGTTTGAACTTCCGCCGCATTGGGACGGCAGACAACTGGCCGTGAAATTCGATGGGGTGGATAGTGCCTTCCATGTATGGGTCAATGGAACATTGGTAGGTTACAGCCAAGGAAGCCGATTGACGTCAGAGTTTGATCTGACACCATATGTTAAGCAAGGAATCAATCGTATGGCGGTTCGCGTCTATCAATGGTCAGACGGCAGCTATCTGGAAGACCAGGACATGTGGTATCTGAGCGGTATTTTCCGGGATGTGTATCTGGTTTCGGAACCGTCCTCCACGCGGGTCGTGGACTATCGAATCGTTACCGAATTGGACGCGGACTATCGGGATGCGACTTTATCGGTTCAAGTTGAGCTGCAAGGAGATGCTTTGCAAGGGGAGCTCCAGCTGCAGTTGTTGGATCATGAAGGTGCACATGTTGTTTCAGCTGAAAAGCTGATTACTGTCGCCGCTGCTGGTCAGACGGTTCTGGAATTTTCAATGCCAGTCACGAAGCCTGCTCTCTGGAGCGCTGAAGCTCCAACTTTATATCATTTGACGATAAGCATCGTGGGCCAGACTGGTAAAGTAGTGGAGGCGGTTGCTCAACGAGTTGGCTTCCGCAAGATCGAAGTGAAGGATGGCCAGTTTTTGGTGAATGGCAAGGCGATCATGCTAAAAGGTGTAAACCGTCATGATCACCATCCCGATACGGGACGCACAGTGACGCTGTCGACCATGATTCAAGATGTGAAGATGATGAAACAGCATAATATGAATGCGGTCAGAACCGCTCATTATCCGAATGATCCGCGGTTCTATGATATTTGTGACGAATACGGCTTATATGTCATGGAAGAAACCGACTTGGAAACACACGGCTTCGAGCCTCTGGGCAATATTTCACGGCTAAGCGATGACCCTGCTTGGCAGGAAGCGTATGTCGACCGCGTGCGCCGCATGGTGGAGCGTGATAAGAATCATCCGTCCGTCCTGTTCTGGTCACTTGGCAATGAGTCCGGCTTCGGCTGCAACTTTCGTGCGATGTCGGCTTGGTGCAAACAAGCAGATCCAACGCGGCTGATTCATTATGAAGAAGATCGCGAAGCGGAAGTGTGCGATATCGTGAGCACGATGTACTCCTCCGTAGAGAAGATGCAAGGCTTCGGTCAGCTGGTTGATCATCCGAAACCGCATATTCTATGCGAATTCGCCCATGCCATGGGGAATGGTCCAGGCGGACTCAAGCCGTATTTTGATACTTTCGATGCTTATAGAAGGCTGCAGGGTGGTTTCGTTTGGGAATGGATCGACCACGGTATCCGCAGGAAGACAGCGGATGGCAAAGACGACTACGCTTACGGCGGAGACTACGGCGATGTGCCGAACAACAGCAATTTCGTCATTGACGGTCTTGTTCGTCCGGATCGGACACCTTCCCCAGGTCTTATTGAATACAAGAAAATTATTGAGCCTGTCAGGGTCGAGTATATAAAAGATGACTGCATACGCATCATGAATCGTTATGATTTTGTGACGCTCGATCACCTCTATGCAGATTGGAGCGTGACGGTAGAGGGGCGAACCGTCCAAAGCGGCGTGCTTGTTCTACCGCGAATTGGTCCTGGTGAAAGTGCAGAGCTGCATGTTCCCGTGAGAGCAGATCTGCAGCTAGCCTTATTGAATCAGGGGGCTGAGCGTTGGTTGAACGTCGGTTTCACCCTTGCGGCTGATTGCATCTGGGGTGAGCAAGGACATGAGGTAGCTTGGGCGCAGCTCGCGCTAGAAGCAGTTGGGAAAAGTGAGCTAACTAGAAATGCCGGAGTTAGCGCCAATTCGTCCGCTTCTGCGGCAGCTGGTTTGCCAATGAGGAGTTTATCCTGCACAGAGGAAGGGCGCAAGCTCATCCTCGCAAACGACTCATTCCGAATCGCATTCGACACCCGGCGGGCAGGAATAAGTTCGCTGCGAATGAATGGCCAAGAGCTAGTGAACAAAGGGCCGCGTCTGAACTTCTGGCGTGCGCCGATTGATAACGATATGTATGTCCTGCCTGACTGGTACAAGGCGCATCTCAATAGACTCAGCGAACGAATCGATGATTGCCGTTGGGAGCGGTTGGACGAAGGAACGATTCGTGTAACTTGGGATTCTCGCATTGCACCCCCGGTATTCGACTGGGGCTTCCGATGTGAAACGACTTACATCATAACAGGCTCAGGCCTTATCGTTATTGATGTGCACGGCGTACCAGAAGGCAAGCCGCCTGCCATGCTTCCAAAGATTGGACTCCAAATGGAGATACCGGGAGACATGGATGCTGTGACATGGTACGGACGTGGTCCGGGAGAGAACTACTCCGATAGCAAAGAAGCAGGACGGTTCGGTGTGTATCGTAAGTCTGTAGATGAACTTTTCACGCCATATATTTATCCGCAGGAAAACGGCAACCGCACGGATGTAAGGTGGGTTTCCATTACGGACGGCGCGGGAATCGGCTTGCTCGCGGTAGGAGCACCGACACTTGAATTCAGTGCTCGACGCTATACTGACGCGGATTTAGAAGCAGCCAAACATGCGAGTGATCTTGTTCCACGGGATTTCATTACACTAAACCTGGATTACAGGCAAAATGGTCTGGGCAGCAACAGCTGTGGACCGGCTCAATCCCCGGAGAACACAGTCACATCGGAAGCTTTCCATTTCCAGATGCTGCTGAAGCCCTATTTATCGGAAGATGCCCTGCCTGAGCGGTTGAGCCATCAAATGAAATTAGAAATGAAACAGCTACAACAGGAGGGTACAAACCATGCTTAA